In the Juglans microcarpa x Juglans regia isolate MS1-56 chromosome 6D, Jm3101_v1.0, whole genome shotgun sequence genome, one interval contains:
- the LOC121234741 gene encoding TITAN-like protein isoform X1, giving the protein MEEQSKTRKPNPKPRTNTSKTSCAYDNGHNKKQKKSEYEFCKVCNLNHDQGQRHKYFPSHKTSLSTFLSRFQSKLSDVRFFLKNPCPLPSDLASRNRLWCVFCDSNIDELGCTFACYNAINHLASADHLKNLKHFLWKYGGAVDHLDTFRISEADVAKWEKKCKSLRNDDVLSTEGPIGPVLGPSHDIHNELNYGNIDSFENCSIQSVKSSHSNGVMPLQCYTNEYQVSHSGRSEVPNVGMFEYDAQSSLPAETRSGKKFSELMDFRVNRNSQYSLLFDTKCSADGYFSNERTYHVLEDQGIVKGESSFEGLQNLTRISTLAADKADNVHSGAPPPWFEATEESQINVQQSPTVGSLMSLNKSGKSKKLNPKRVGAVWAEKRKIELEMEKRGEIVNSDCTANWLPNFGRVWQSGSRKESRKEFEMEKQEFIKPESKSEMPVKIQPYVSKRMVSSKFLHATFEEKQVNDHIGDTNDKCCGPGGCHVRESLHILPLYLQYRLLASYLVPLVYLHSVHPPLSHPTCAGILLAVDFSMQACMLIPEAVLS; this is encoded by the exons ATGGAAGAACAATCGAAAACGCGGAAGCCAAACCCTAAACCTAGAACCAACACTTCGAAGACTAGTTGTGCCTATGATAACGGTCATAacaagaagcagaagaagagcGAGTACGAGTTCTGCAAGGTGTGCAATCTGAACCACGACCAGGGCCAGCGCCACAAGTACTTCCCCAGTCACAAGACCTCCCTCTCTACCTTCCTCTCTCGGTTCCAATCCAAGCTTTCTGATGTCCGTTTTTTCCTCAAGAATCCCTGCCCTCTCCCCTCCGACCTCGCCTCTCGCAACCGCCTCTGGTGCGTTTTTTGCGACAGCAACATCGACGAGCTTGGTTGCACCTTTGCTTG TTATAATGCAATTAATCATCTAGCGAGTGCGGATCATCTCAAGAATTTGAAGCATTTTCTATGGAAATATGGTGGTGCGGTGGATCACTTGGATACTTTTAGGATTTCAGAAGCTGACGTAGCTAAG TGGGAGAAGAAGTGCAAATCTTTGAGAAATGATGATGTACTGTCTACTGAAGGACCTATAGGACCAGTGCTTGGACCTTCACATGATATCCACAATGAACTCAACTATGGAAATATTGatagttttgaaaattgtaGTATCCAATCTGTTAAATCAAGTCATTCAAATGGTGTTATGCCTTTACAGTGTTATACGAATGAGTATCAGGTATCCCATTCAGGACGCTCCGAAGTTCCAAATGTTGGAATGTTTGAGTATGATGCTCAATCTTCTTTACCTGCAGAGACACGCTCTGGtaaaaaattttcagaattGATGGATTTTAGAG TTAACAGGAATAGCCAATATTCTCTCCTTTTTGACACAAAATGCTCAGCCGATGGATATTTCAGTAATGAAAGG ACGTATCACGTGCTGGAGGATCAAGGGATTGTAAAAGGAGAGAGCAGTTTTGAAG GTTTGCAAAATCTCACAAGAATTTCTACCTTGGCTGCTGACAAGGCTGATAATGTGCATTCTGGAGCTCCTCCTCCATGGTTTGAAGCAACTGAAGAAAGTCAGATCAATGTTCAACAAAGCCCCACAGTAGGCAGCCTTATGTCCCTAAATAAGTCAGGGAAGTCCAAAAAATTGAACCCGAAACGGGTTGGAGCTGTTTGGGCAGAAAAGAGAAAGATTGAGCTTGAGATGGAGAAAAGAGGAGAGATTGTCAATAGTGACTGCACTGCTAACTGGCTTCCTAACTTTGGTAGAGTATGGCAATCTGGTAGCCGAAAAGAATCTAGAAAAGAGTTTGAGATGGAGAAACAAGAATTTATCAAGCCTGAAAGTAAATCTGAGATGCCAGTTAAGATACAACCTTACGTCAGCAAGCGAATGGTGAGCTCCAAATTTTTGCATGCCACTTT CGAAGAGAAGCAGGTGAATGATCATATTGGAGACACAAATGACAAATGTTGCGGGCCTGGTGGCTGTCATGTTAGAGAATCACTGCAT ATCTTGCCATTATACTTGCAGTATAGATTGTTGGCATCCTACCTGGTGCCTCTGGTGTATCTCCACTCGGTCCATCCACCACTATCACATCCCACTTGTGCTGGTATACTTCTTGCGGTAGATTTTTCAATGCAAGCTTGCATGTTGATCCCCGAAGCGGTCCTGAGCTAG
- the LOC121234741 gene encoding TITAN-like protein isoform X2, with the protein MEEQSKTRKPNPKPRTNTSKTSCAYDNGHNKKQKKSEYEFCKVCNLNHDQGQRHKYFPSHKTSLSTFLSRFQSKLSDVRFFLKNPCPLPSDLASRNRLWCVFCDSNIDELGCTFACYNAINHLASADHLKNLKHFLWKYGGAVDHLDTFRISEADVAKWEKKCKSLRNDDVLSTEGPIGPVLGPSHDIHNELNYGNIDSFENCSIQSVKSSHSNGVMPLQCYTNEYQVSHSGRSEVPNVGMFEYDAQSSLPAETRSGKKFSELMDFRVNRNSQYSLLFDTKCSADGYFSNERTYHVLEDQGIVKGESSFEGLQNLTRISTLAADKADNVHSGAPPPWFEATEESQINVQQSPTVGSLMSLNKSGKSKKLNPKRVGAVWAEKRKIELEMEKRGEIVNSDCTANWLPNFGRVWQSGSRKESRKEFEMEKQEFIKPESKSEMPVKIQPYVSKRMRREAGE; encoded by the exons ATGGAAGAACAATCGAAAACGCGGAAGCCAAACCCTAAACCTAGAACCAACACTTCGAAGACTAGTTGTGCCTATGATAACGGTCATAacaagaagcagaagaagagcGAGTACGAGTTCTGCAAGGTGTGCAATCTGAACCACGACCAGGGCCAGCGCCACAAGTACTTCCCCAGTCACAAGACCTCCCTCTCTACCTTCCTCTCTCGGTTCCAATCCAAGCTTTCTGATGTCCGTTTTTTCCTCAAGAATCCCTGCCCTCTCCCCTCCGACCTCGCCTCTCGCAACCGCCTCTGGTGCGTTTTTTGCGACAGCAACATCGACGAGCTTGGTTGCACCTTTGCTTG TTATAATGCAATTAATCATCTAGCGAGTGCGGATCATCTCAAGAATTTGAAGCATTTTCTATGGAAATATGGTGGTGCGGTGGATCACTTGGATACTTTTAGGATTTCAGAAGCTGACGTAGCTAAG TGGGAGAAGAAGTGCAAATCTTTGAGAAATGATGATGTACTGTCTACTGAAGGACCTATAGGACCAGTGCTTGGACCTTCACATGATATCCACAATGAACTCAACTATGGAAATATTGatagttttgaaaattgtaGTATCCAATCTGTTAAATCAAGTCATTCAAATGGTGTTATGCCTTTACAGTGTTATACGAATGAGTATCAGGTATCCCATTCAGGACGCTCCGAAGTTCCAAATGTTGGAATGTTTGAGTATGATGCTCAATCTTCTTTACCTGCAGAGACACGCTCTGGtaaaaaattttcagaattGATGGATTTTAGAG TTAACAGGAATAGCCAATATTCTCTCCTTTTTGACACAAAATGCTCAGCCGATGGATATTTCAGTAATGAAAGG ACGTATCACGTGCTGGAGGATCAAGGGATTGTAAAAGGAGAGAGCAGTTTTGAAG GTTTGCAAAATCTCACAAGAATTTCTACCTTGGCTGCTGACAAGGCTGATAATGTGCATTCTGGAGCTCCTCCTCCATGGTTTGAAGCAACTGAAGAAAGTCAGATCAATGTTCAACAAAGCCCCACAGTAGGCAGCCTTATGTCCCTAAATAAGTCAGGGAAGTCCAAAAAATTGAACCCGAAACGGGTTGGAGCTGTTTGGGCAGAAAAGAGAAAGATTGAGCTTGAGATGGAGAAAAGAGGAGAGATTGTCAATAGTGACTGCACTGCTAACTGGCTTCCTAACTTTGGTAGAGTATGGCAATCTGGTAGCCGAAAAGAATCTAGAAAAGAGTTTGAGATGGAGAAACAAGAATTTATCAAGCCTGAAAGTAAATCTGAGATGCCAGTTAAGATACAACCTTACGTCAGCAAGCGAATG CGAAGAGAAGCAGGTGAATGA
- the LOC121234947 gene encoding deoxycytidylate deaminase: protein MNSRELALVSTATVLGALASALAFRFFLVPKNHFSRTSSSRNGVVSNKSTSRSPFDPSKRDGYLSWDDYFMAIAFLSAERSKDPNRQVGACLVSQNGVILGIGYNGFPRGCADDKLPWAKKSKTGDPLETKYPYVCHAEVNAILNTNHASAAGQRLYVTMFPCNECAKIIIQAGVSEVIYFVEKRLSNTDIAYIASNKLLSMAGVKVRKHQPQMNDILIKFEEP, encoded by the exons ATGAACTCCCGTGAACTCGCTCTGGTCTCCACGGCCACTGTATTAGGTGCTTTAGCATCTGCACTTGCTTTCCGCTTCTTCCTCGTCCCCAAAAATCACTTTTCCAGAACCAGTTCCTCACGGAACGGCGTCGTCTCGAATAAAAGCACTTCTCGTAGCCCCTTCGATCCCTCCAAACGCGACGG ATATCTGTCATGGGATGATTATTTTATGGCAATTGCATTTTTGTCAGCTGAGAGATCCAAAGATCCTAACAGGCAG GTTGGTGCATGCTTGGTGAGTCAAAATGGTGTTATTCTCG GGATTGGCTATAATGGATTTCCGAGAGGCTGTGCTGATGACAAGCTTCCTTGGGCAAAG AAATCTAAAACTGGGGATCCTTTAGAGACAAAGTATCC TTATGTTTGTCATGCTGAAGTCAATGCTATCCTTAATACAAATCACGCTTCTGCTGCTGGGCAG AGGCTTTACGTGACCATGTTTCCTTGCAACGAATGTGCCAAGATAATTATTCAG GCAGGTGTTTCTGAAGTTATATATTTTGTGGAGAAGAGGCTAAGTAATACAGACATTGCATATATAGCATCTAACAAACTACTGTCAATGGCCGGTGTAAAA GTCAGGAAACACCAACCCCAGATGAATGATATTTTAATCAAGTTTGAGGAGCCCTAg